A segment of the Bos taurus isolate L1 Dominette 01449 registration number 42190680 breed Hereford chromosome 19, ARS-UCD2.0, whole genome shotgun sequence genome:
CtaggtgaacagagaaggatTCCACCACTGGGGAGAGGCCGTCTGTGATCCTTCCTCCTTTGTCCTCTCTCTTCAGATCTCTGGCACTTGTGGGAGCCCCCGAACATCCCCTGAGCCTCATGACCCTGGAGGTTCCCAGCCCCTGACCCCTCGGATGGAGAGCCACTCAGAGGAGGAAGACCGTCCTGGGGCCGGCGGTGGCCTGGGCTGGAATGGTAGGAGTCCCCGCACCCAGAGCCTAGGGGCTTGTTCCGCAGAGGCCATGCTGGCCCGGAAGAAACACCGCCGGCGGCCCTCAAAGCGCAAGAGGCACTGGCGGCCCTACTTGGAGCTCAGCTGGGCTGAAAAGCAACAGCGGGACGAGAGGCAGAGCCAGCGGGCCTCCCGGGTCCGAGAGGAGATGTTCGCCAAAGGCCAGCCTGTAGCACCCTACAACACCACCCAGTTCCTGATGAACGACCGAGACCCCGAGGAGCCCAACCTGGATGTGCCCCAGGGGGCCTCCCACCCAGGCTCCAGCGGGGAGAGTGAGGCCGGGGACAGTGACGGGCAGGGCCGTGCTCGTGGGGAGTTCCAGCAGAAGGATTTCTCCGAGGCCTACGAGCGGTATCACACTGAGAGCCTGCAGGGCCGCAGCAAGGAGGAACTGGTGCGAGACTACCTGGATCTGGAGAGGCGGCTGTCCCAAGCTGAGGAGGAGATGAGGAGGCTGCGGCAGCTGCGGGGATGCACCAACTGGCGCCCCTGTTACCAAGTGGAGGAACTGGCTGCCGAGGTAGAGAGGCTCCGGACGGAGAACCAGCGACTTCGGCAGGAGAATGAGATGTGGAACCGAGAAGGTGGCCGCCGTGGTGGGCAGCCAGGCAGCTAGGggtgccccctgccccagccaggCTGACTCAAGGAGTGTACCCTCAGGCCAGCTGAGTCTTAAGGAGACAGGTCTCAGTCTCCCTGCTCTCCCTGAGAACAGCCAATACAGGCTCAGGCTTCTACCTTGTCATGTCCACAATTTGTTCTTGGATGTCATGTTACTTTTCACAAAGGAATTAAATTATTTTGGTGAAATCACATGGGAGTGACTAGCATTGGTTTCACTAGGGCTGCTGTGAGACAGAATCAAAGCCCATTCTTCCCAGAGAGGCCTGGGGCTGCCTCAAGCCTGGGAGACCCCTGCCCTGGGGGCTTCTCCGTGTCTTGGTTGCCTGAAATCTGCTCCATGTATCCAGGAGCCATCAACTGCTCTGAAGGTTTTagagaggggaaggcagaggagggagggaaCCACCAGGTTCAGCCAGAGCCAGACTTAAGATGCCAGATTGCCTTGAGGAACTGGgagtttccctggaggagaaaggcCTGGGCTCAAGGCCAGGGGTTTCTTCAGGGTTTATTCCCAGGCTCCCTGTGTTTTCCCTATTCTCTCCACAGTGTAGAGGGCTGGGCTAGACAAGGTCTGGGGACCTTGTGTCTCCTTGTCCTTAACAGTCTCCCTAAACGCCCCCCCTCCAGTCTCTCAGCAGGAGGTGAGTTGTCAGGTTTGACCTCTGACCTCCGAGAAGGGCACTTTACGTGTAAACGCTCAAGGGAGATTTTCTCCTGATGGAAAATAACCCCAAGGCTGGTGGGACAGGGGATTGATCCTTAGAAGAGCTGGAGGCCTGCTGTGCACCTGTGCATCCCTGCTCCTTTAGCTTAATCACCTGTGTGTTAATTCCCTCGGAGGTGAGCCCCTCACCTGTCTGTCTAATGGAGAGCTGAGTCAGCCCGGATATGCCACCAACACACCAGCAGTATGGGCTCTGAATCGAGTTCACACGCCCCCTCACACTCAGACCCACCCTTCCCCAGGCATCTTGTCTCTTGTTCTTGTGGCTGCAGAGTGTCAGGCTGCGGTGGTGGAGGGGAAGTTAGTCAACCAGCGTGTGTTGGCTCTGCCACCGTGCTCAGGGAGTGGTGGAAGCCTGGCTGGCCCAGCCTAACCTCCGTTTCAGGAAAACTCATCTTGACAGGCCACGTTGAGGGAGAGAAGGGCTCAGGCCTGGGAGCTGCTGGGATGGAAATGTTGACAAACCCCTTGTGTTGCCAGGATAACTTTCATTTCTACCCTGCCACACCCAGGCCTCACCAGCGTCTTCTACCAGAAGCAAGGCCAGAACAGATTCTAGGAAGGGATGGGTTTTTATGAGGGCAGAATCTCCCATCTTTGGGGTCTCCCCCGACCCCAGCCCTGGCTGAGTCTTAGCCCTCTCCCCTCTGAGCCCAGACAGCTCTGTCAGGAAAAGGCTGGGGGAATGATCGTTTCCACTTTGCAGACGGAAAGCCCTAGGCTCAGAGAGGAAGCCGCTTTGGGTTCCAGGAAAGCTGGTCCTAGGCTGGCCCCTGGGCAGGGCGCAGGCAGCCTCCCAGCGGCTGCATTCCTCAGCATGGAGccagagggaaaggggagggccAGGGCCAGGACAGAGTTGTTTACCCACCGGGaggcctctgtgtgtgtgagtgtgtgtgtgtaaaagtaaCTAGGAGGGGAGAGAAGATTCCAGAGGACTTGAGAGTGTagggggaggggtgtgggagCAGTGTCGAGGGAGAGGGTGCTGGGGGTGTGtccctgagcaggcaggagttgcacatgggggaggggacaggtgAAGATTTTGGCCTTTCTAGGCCAGGGAGCTGAGGAGCCTGGAGACCGAAAAGCTGCCATAatgccaacacacacatacacaatggttGAAGGGCTCTGGGTCAGGGTCACACCGAGGTGGGGTAATTTTTCCAAGGCTAGTGGGGCCCAGGATTgggcaagaaaacagaaaaaaaaagagaagggtgTGAGCTGGGAGAGTGTCAGGAGGGGCTGAGAAGGATCGGTGAAGAGTCAGTATCGCTCCCTACCCCCATCGGGGTCCCTGACCTCAGTGCCCCTAACCCTCAGCACTGGGCGGAGCCAGCTCTGTGCTGTGGTTTCTTTTTGCCTCCCTGCTTTTCCCTCTCCCAGGAGCCCACTTCGGTGAGGAAGCTCCAGGTTACAGCCCCCATCACCCTGTTTGCTGGGCAAGCTGGGCCTGGacactcctctctcctctccaggcCTTTCCAGAGCAGATGCCCAGGGCCTCATTCCCTCCAGCTCATTTGCTTTCCAGgaccttctctgtctcctgggtTGGGGGATGGAGGCCCAGAGGGGCAGATAGTTCCCAGGAGAGACTGCATACCCCTAGTCTGGGAGCCTTCTCTCTTCCCCACCTAAGGTGGACACCCTTGTGTCCAATGGACAGTCCCTACCTGCGGTGGGGTCAGGGAATAAGAGGTGACAGGGCAGGAGGAGCTTGCCAGGAAAGGGGAATGGGGGTCAAGATGAAGTTGTTCAGTGTGAGTGAAGAGGGTGGCCAGGTCCCATTGCCCCATTGCCCCATTGGGCACAGGCAAGGATGGCACTGGCCCTTTAAGTGGGGGTGCCAGTCAATGCCCTCCCCCAGCCAACCCAATTCAAGGGCACACTGAGCATGTGCAGGAGCTGTGCAAAGCtggaggggagggaagtggggggaTAGATTCCGGAGGGAGCTCCTCACCCCCCTGCTTCCTGTAGCTGCCCCCACTCTCCTTCCTGGGTCTGACAAAGGAGCCCAAGGTGCTCAGCCagccccttcccccatcccagaCCCTCGGTGGGTGCTGCCCTCTGAGGGCTCTGGGACCTGCAAGGGGTGAGGGGTAGCCTCTTGGCCCTGGGAAGTCTTGGGAGCCCCCCTGCTGCTCGGAGGTGGCTCCCGCACTCAGCCCAGTGCCAGCCTCACTTCCCCCGTGAGGGTGTGGGTGGGCGGTGGGTGATCTTCCTGTTGCTTAACGTGTTTGATTTCATTCCATTGGTGTCAGGGTTTCTAAAGGAATTGCCTACCTTGATGACGTTctgctcagaaaattaaaaacagcgAAAATGaggtccctgcccccacccccaggagctTC
Coding sequences within it:
- the HEXIM2 gene encoding protein HEXIM2 isoform X1 → MKDWEQKKVASPNQPPPAALEEAKISGTCGSPRTSPEPHDPGGSQPLTPRMESHSEEEDRPGAGGGLGWNGRSPRTQSLGACSAEAMLARKKHRRRPSKRKRHWRPYLELSWAEKQQRDERQSQRASRVREEMFAKGQPVAPYNTTQFLMNDRDPEEPNLDVPQGASHPGSSGESEAGDSDGQGRARGEFQQKDFSEAYERYHTESLQGRSKEELVRDYLDLERRLSQAEEEMRRLRQLRGCTNWRPCYQVEELAAEVERLRTENQRLRQENEMWNREGGRRGGQPGS